The proteins below are encoded in one region of Pelotomaculum isophthalicicum JI:
- a CDS encoding (2Fe-2S)-binding protein, whose protein sequence is MQSIMDKSGVKRYLITLDVNGDSYTRVVKANTVLANVLRDELDLTGTKKGCELGDCGSCTVLLDGKPVDSCLILAVEADGRDITTIEGLAQHEKLDKLQESFVDNAAVQCGYCTPGMIMSAKALLTRNPHPSEQEVREAIAGNLCRCTGYVNIVKAVLAAADEQ, encoded by the coding sequence ATGCAGTCGATCATGGATAAAAGCGGTGTAAAGCGTTATCTTATCACCCTGGATGTCAATGGGGACAGTTATACCAGAGTCGTCAAAGCCAATACTGTTTTGGCGAATGTCCTGCGTGATGAATTGGACCTGACCGGGACTAAAAAAGGTTGTGAACTCGGCGACTGCGGGTCATGCACCGTCCTGCTGGACGGTAAACCGGTGGACTCCTGCCTTATCCTGGCGGTGGAGGCGGATGGGCGCGATATTACCACGATTGAAGGACTGGCGCAACACGAAAAATTGGATAAGCTGCAGGAATCCTTTGTAGACAACGCCGCTGTACAGTGCGGCTACTGCACGCCCGGCATGATTATGTCCGCCAAGGCCCTCCTTACCCGCAATCCCCACCCCAGCGAGCAAGAAGTGCGTGAAGCAATTGCCGGCAATCTGTGCCGTTGCACCGGCTATGTCAATATCGTCAAGGCCGTGTTGGCTGCGGCCGATGAACAGTAA
- a CDS encoding phenylacetate--CoA ligase family protein: MAQSVDTYWNPFLETMPAEKLRDLQLVKFKRILKWCYDKSKLYRGLYDTAGLKPEDIKTWDDVRKVPMLEKGHYREAQFKEPWPYGDSLCVPLEDVTIYHQTSGTTGQPVFQPDTWQDWEWWTESWAYILWAQGFRNTDRVYVPFGYNVFVAYWAGHYAAEKVGCEVVSGALLNTEERIMKMKDLRATAFMATPTYVLGMADSCRKKLNMDPKELGIRRILCAGEPGASVSTTKKRMEEAWGCDVFDHVGATEIGGWGYECTYKPGGLHVNEGFFLVELLDLETGEPIEEPNKLGKIVITAFDRMAQPCVRFDSKDVAMWGEKCECGRTYRVLKGGIQGRTDHITKVKGVLFSPVSVEEVVRSMPQLGNEFELIVSKEKDIDKITLRYELIPGCEGQEKEVEAELARVLRLKTNLNYVYESRPYESLPRYQVKAQRFKDLRKDH; this comes from the coding sequence GTGGCGCAAAGCGTAGACACTTACTGGAATCCATTCTTGGAAACCATGCCGGCGGAAAAGCTGAGGGACCTGCAGCTGGTAAAGTTCAAAAGGATATTAAAGTGGTGTTATGACAAGTCCAAACTTTACCGGGGACTTTATGACACAGCCGGGTTAAAGCCCGAAGATATTAAAACATGGGATGATGTCAGGAAAGTACCGATGCTGGAAAAAGGACATTACCGCGAGGCCCAGTTTAAGGAGCCGTGGCCTTATGGTGATTCCCTGTGCGTACCTTTAGAAGATGTCACAATATACCACCAGACCAGCGGCACCACCGGACAGCCGGTATTCCAGCCGGATACCTGGCAGGACTGGGAGTGGTGGACAGAATCCTGGGCATACATCCTGTGGGCGCAAGGCTTCAGGAATACCGACAGGGTTTATGTCCCATTTGGTTATAATGTATTTGTTGCCTACTGGGCCGGCCATTATGCGGCTGAGAAGGTCGGTTGTGAAGTTGTCTCGGGTGCTTTGCTTAACACAGAAGAAAGAATAATGAAGATGAAGGACCTGAGGGCCACCGCTTTTATGGCCACGCCTACTTATGTTCTTGGTATGGCGGATTCCTGCCGGAAAAAACTAAACATGGATCCGAAGGAACTGGGTATCAGGAGAATCCTGTGCGCCGGCGAGCCGGGAGCAAGCGTTTCCACCACCAAGAAAAGGATGGAAGAAGCTTGGGGTTGTGACGTATTTGACCATGTCGGGGCGACCGAGATCGGCGGATGGGGATATGAATGTACGTATAAGCCGGGTGGTTTGCATGTTAACGAAGGATTTTTCCTGGTAGAACTCCTGGATCTGGAAACCGGGGAGCCTATCGAAGAACCTAATAAGCTTGGGAAAATCGTTATCACAGCTTTTGACCGGATGGCCCAGCCGTGCGTCCGCTTCGACAGTAAAGACGTGGCCATGTGGGGCGAAAAATGTGAGTGCGGCAGGACATATCGTGTATTAAAAGGCGGGATCCAGGGCCGTACAGACCATATCACAAAGGTTAAAGGCGTTCTGTTCAGTCCGGTTTCGGTGGAAGAAGTTGTGCGCAGCATGCCTCAACTGGGTAACGAGTTTGAATTAATTGTCTCAAAAGAAAAAGATATAGATAAGATCACCTTAAGATATGAATTGATTCCTGGCTGCGAGGGCCAAGAAAAAGAAGTTGAAGCTGAATTAGCCAGAGTGTTAAGGCTGAAGACCAACCTGAATTATGTTTATGAAAGTCGTCCTTATGAGTCCCTGCCCAGGTATCAAGTAAAAGCCCAGCGTTTTAAAGATCTCAGAAAAGATCATTAA
- a CDS encoding FAD binding domain-containing protein, producing MYLPDFEYYAPASLPEACGLLAQFGPRAKVLAGGTDVLPKMKQEILTPEVLISLKNLSQLTGIYYEKGKGVVIGARATHNDLVDSPVLQEKYLSICEAAHHMANNQIRNTGTIGGNIVNAVPSADLPPILIALGAVVRLAGTGGERTLPLEDFFSGPGKTVISQDEVLTEIIIPDQPFTGSTYIKFGLRRSGALAVVGVAVAVVMEGDICNEARIVLGAVAPVPMRANKAEELLKGKSVTEDLLEKVGVCAAGESKPISDIRGSAEYRQDMVRVFTKRALLKAIKEGHV from the coding sequence ATGTACTTACCGGATTTTGAGTATTACGCACCCGCAAGCTTGCCGGAAGCATGCGGGCTTCTGGCACAATTCGGTCCCAGGGCAAAAGTGCTTGCGGGGGGCACTGACGTCTTACCCAAGATGAAACAAGAAATCTTGACCCCGGAGGTCCTGATATCACTTAAAAACCTCAGTCAGTTGACTGGTATTTATTACGAAAAGGGCAAAGGAGTAGTTATTGGGGCGAGGGCCACTCACAATGACCTGGTTGATTCACCTGTCCTGCAGGAAAAGTACCTTTCTATTTGTGAGGCCGCCCATCATATGGCTAACAATCAAATCAGAAACACCGGCACTATTGGGGGGAATATTGTAAATGCCGTTCCGTCAGCCGACCTGCCTCCCATCCTGATCGCTCTTGGCGCTGTAGTAAGGCTGGCAGGAACCGGGGGAGAAAGGACCCTTCCCCTGGAAGATTTCTTTAGCGGGCCGGGCAAGACTGTAATCAGCCAGGACGAGGTCCTAACCGAAATCATCATTCCCGACCAGCCTTTTACCGGCAGCACCTATATAAAATTCGGACTGCGCCGTTCCGGCGCCCTGGCAGTAGTCGGGGTGGCGGTCGCAGTGGTTATGGAAGGGGATATCTGTAATGAAGCCCGGATTGTCCTGGGCGCTGTTGCTCCCGTGCCCATGCGGGCTAATAAAGCGGAAGAATTGCTTAAAGGCAAATCAGTTACTGAAGATTTGCTGGAAAAGGTCGGCGTGTGCGCCGCCGGTGAAAGTAAGCCCATCTCCGATATCCGCGGCTCAGCCGAGTACCGGCAGGATATGGTGCGGGTCTTTACTAAGCGCGCCCTGCTTAAAGCCATAAAAGAAGGACATGTTTAA
- a CDS encoding PucR family transcriptional regulator produces the protein MNQEEVNLQAQNEILKQSVAIHEQLTRMVLNGEDMSTIACTAGKIIGGTVIVEDQFFRPYAYFSPTMTTEKEQAAQASFSARDIFSDLRHRHLATTLIQEKRSVLLPAESAKKPFSRLIYPITVSQEILGYVTILKTSCELTELDQMTLECMVTVFALKMMQDRAVAEVETRFKGDFVDELIAGNFNSEVSIIERARYIGYNLNQPHQVMVINIDNFMRLFEQHGQDKKQFLHFKKQLCEAVSLALDVYSRRGMITAKSDNFIVLTALEENEIPSGTVDLAQNIQMRINRQFSHVTVSIGIGRICYSPRDFYLSYQEAQRALKVIKGLNQNNVVISFDRLGILGLLFNAANQQDLLVFMQEQLGELLKYDARHKSQLVETLHFYFSCDGNVQNAARAAAVTPSGFKYRIGKICEIGGFSLKEPNKRFDLEMALKIWCITKACENRENITGVTL, from the coding sequence ATGAATCAGGAGGAAGTGAATCTCCAGGCGCAAAATGAGATATTAAAACAATCGGTAGCCATCCACGAACAACTGACCAGAATGGTGTTAAACGGTGAGGATATGTCGACAATCGCCTGCACGGCAGGTAAGATTATCGGCGGAACAGTAATTGTGGAAGACCAGTTTTTCCGGCCGTACGCGTATTTTTCACCCACAATGACAACGGAAAAAGAACAGGCGGCTCAAGCATCATTTTCAGCCAGGGATATCTTCAGTGACTTGCGCCACCGGCACCTGGCCACCACGTTAATACAAGAAAAAAGATCTGTACTGCTTCCGGCAGAATCGGCAAAGAAACCATTTTCCCGGCTTATTTACCCGATCACAGTCAGCCAGGAAATCCTGGGTTATGTTACTATTCTCAAAACCTCATGTGAGCTTACTGAACTTGACCAGATGACCCTGGAGTGCATGGTTACGGTTTTCGCCCTCAAGATGATGCAGGACCGCGCAGTGGCTGAAGTGGAAACCCGTTTTAAAGGTGACTTTGTCGACGAATTAATCGCGGGCAACTTTAATTCTGAAGTTTCAATTATTGAAAGAGCACGCTATATTGGCTATAATCTTAACCAGCCTCATCAGGTAATGGTCATTAATATAGATAACTTTATGCGTTTGTTTGAGCAGCACGGGCAGGACAAAAAGCAGTTTCTCCATTTCAAGAAGCAGCTTTGCGAAGCAGTTAGCTTAGCGCTCGATGTCTATAGCCGGCGCGGCATGATCACGGCCAAAAGCGATAATTTTATCGTGCTCACCGCTTTAGAAGAGAATGAAATACCTTCTGGCACCGTTGATCTGGCACAGAACATCCAGATGCGTATTAACCGGCAGTTCTCACATGTCACCGTTTCAATTGGCATTGGCCGGATTTGTTATTCTCCCAGGGATTTTTACCTGTCATACCAGGAAGCCCAGCGGGCATTAAAAGTAATAAAAGGGTTAAACCAAAATAATGTTGTGATTTCTTTTGACCGTCTGGGTATATTGGGCCTGCTTTTTAACGCCGCCAATCAGCAAGACCTTCTGGTTTTTATGCAGGAACAACTCGGCGAGTTGCTGAAATACGACGCGAGGCACAAAAGTCAACTTGTGGAAACCCTTCATTTTTATTTTAGTTGCGACGGCAATGTTCAAAATGCAGCCAGGGCTGCAGCCGTAACCCCAAGTGGTTTTAAGTACCGTATTGGAAAGATATGTGAAATAGGTGGCTTTTCCCTGAAAGAACCAAACAAAAGATTCGACTTAGAGATGGCTTTAAAAATATGGTGTATAACAAAAGCTTGTGAGAATAGGGAAAACATTACTGGCGTAACACTGTGA
- a CDS encoding molybdopterin-binding protein: MLKVKVEEAVGMVLCHDITRIAPGEFKGPAFKKGHIVTEEDIPELLKLGKEHIFIWECGEDFLHEDVAALRIARAGSGQGVSFTEPNEGKVNLIAAFRGLLKINVEGVCLINDIEEVVLSTRHTNHIVDKGDILAGTRVIPLVINKEKIELAEQVCKDYGPLLEVKEMRSLRVGLITTGNEVFHGRIEDKFSPVIKEKLSRYGCPVLFHSVLPDETGQITERIRDFIGNGAEMIIITGGMSVDPDDVTPGGVRASGAEIVTYGAPILPGAMFLLAYLDNIPVLGLPACVMYFKTTIFDLILPRILAGERVARKEITRMGYGGLCLRCQDCMFPFCSFGKSL, translated from the coding sequence ATGCTAAAAGTGAAGGTTGAAGAAGCTGTGGGGATGGTTCTGTGCCATGATATCACAAGGATCGCGCCGGGTGAATTCAAAGGACCTGCTTTCAAAAAGGGTCATATCGTCACGGAGGAGGACATTCCGGAACTGTTAAAACTGGGAAAAGAACACATCTTTATCTGGGAATGCGGTGAGGATTTCCTCCATGAGGATGTTGCCGCCCTCAGGATAGCCCGGGCCGGCAGTGGCCAAGGTGTCAGCTTTACCGAGCCTAACGAAGGTAAGGTAAACTTAATCGCCGCTTTTCGTGGACTGCTCAAAATTAACGTGGAAGGCGTATGCCTGATTAACGACATTGAAGAGGTCGTTCTGTCAACCCGCCATACCAATCACATTGTGGATAAAGGAGATATACTGGCGGGCACGCGGGTTATCCCGCTGGTTATTAATAAGGAAAAAATTGAGTTGGCGGAACAAGTATGTAAAGATTATGGCCCTTTGCTGGAAGTAAAGGAAATGCGGTCACTGCGTGTGGGGCTCATTACCACGGGTAACGAGGTCTTTCATGGGCGGATTGAGGATAAATTCAGCCCGGTGATAAAGGAAAAACTTTCGCGTTATGGCTGTCCTGTGTTATTTCACTCGGTTTTACCTGACGAAACCGGCCAAATAACTGAAAGGATCAGAGATTTTATAGGAAATGGCGCTGAAATGATCATCATCACCGGGGGGATGTCCGTTGACCCCGATGATGTTACCCCCGGTGGCGTTCGGGCTTCCGGCGCGGAAATTGTAACCTACGGCGCCCCCATTTTACCCGGGGCGATGTTTCTTCTGGCCTACCTTGACAATATACCTGTTTTGGGCTTGCCTGCTTGTGTCATGTACTTCAAAACAACTATTTTTGACCTTATCCTCCCGCGTATTCTAGCCGGTGAGCGGGTTGCCAGAAAGGAAATAACAAGGATGGGGTACGGTGGCCTTTGCCTCCGCTGCCAGGACTGCATGTTTCCCTTTTGCTCTTTTGGAAAGTCACTGTAA